The Crocinitomicaceae bacterium genome includes a region encoding these proteins:
- a CDS encoding CAP domain-containing protein, which yields MRIVLLNILTLFVFSLSAQDKIDPKNFNYDLLEQLVFDEVNNLRTRKRLDSLTEDPSLKSAADDHAQYMGDNNQLTHAQKSREKRSPYDRVVYYGGTHNNVGENILVLPIAQLMDDANGKLTYQKLAKEIVDAWKGSKEHYENFMNPDYSVVNYAFYIKDGKIYCCQLMASKPFVEEYRYDKGKPLLVKSLKQPGVCKRTKKKLDRDKAMLGWYTVSNDSVYYWNIDNYMSGGKPVKNNLRRIFKAGGKIALDVLHSNQFDCSGNTSFHNSFYFDGYYIGYVDKNSLQSDLHPNPNVVQIYVGQKPEFKDTFFEVDFNYVLRKKYCMHSKTIYVEPDFLLPEEYFTIPNPVVESGRTIVIQDSVEVRINYQRGQTNEDTTIFHPLIVALDSLFQVNHNIESIHFTGVASIEGSEDGNEKLFKKRGAIISNYLKKYYPALPMKSDFYENFDDFRSGLVTLGHTDIVNYSDDSLRMWANQHSNEPAVENLLDETRYSFVQIIYSDRVEINNEAYGFSVKRLMDLSDEKNFRELVPLYEVLANRAINGDDVLADSLLNINFPESSSFAILHWYKFILELNITHEPVTAEKLNYLHDIHAIPTTADFLEYRILFNIFNGNEDIDVSDFGVIIADTKSKKQKAWIECLDLISGVQNGRYSDKMAVPLLLNSVLKMKFNVKQTYFVCQYLIAWGYTTEPYILLSKYAKMPGQIPKLYKQYIKLGYYLGMFDNKKEWKKLLLVMTNLSKAHPAEFCDLFKWNQMGIRALEYKEIAALFCETCRENQ from the coding sequence GTGAGAATTGTTCTGCTGAACATATTAACCTTGTTTGTTTTCAGTTTATCTGCGCAAGATAAAATTGATCCAAAAAATTTCAATTATGATTTGCTTGAACAATTGGTATTTGATGAAGTAAATAATTTGCGCACTCGCAAACGTCTTGACTCACTTACTGAAGATCCTTCACTGAAATCTGCTGCTGATGATCATGCGCAGTATATGGGTGACAATAACCAGCTCACGCATGCACAGAAAAGCAGAGAAAAACGATCACCCTATGACCGCGTGGTATATTATGGTGGCACGCACAACAACGTGGGTGAAAATATTCTTGTTTTGCCTATTGCCCAATTAATGGATGATGCCAACGGAAAACTGACTTACCAAAAATTGGCAAAAGAAATTGTTGACGCATGGAAAGGAAGCAAAGAGCATTATGAAAATTTCATGAATCCTGATTACAGCGTGGTAAATTATGCGTTTTATATCAAGGATGGAAAAATATATTGTTGCCAGTTGATGGCTTCAAAACCTTTTGTTGAAGAATATCGCTATGATAAAGGAAAGCCCCTATTGGTAAAGAGTTTGAAACAACCCGGCGTTTGCAAACGCACTAAAAAGAAATTGGATCGTGACAAGGCTATGCTGGGTTGGTACACTGTTTCCAATGATTCTGTTTATTACTGGAATATTGATAATTATATGAGCGGAGGAAAGCCGGTAAAAAATAATCTGCGACGCATTTTTAAAGCAGGGGGAAAAATAGCGCTTGATGTCCTACACAGCAATCAGTTTGATTGTTCAGGTAATACCAGTTTTCATAATTCATTTTATTTTGATGGATATTATATTGGATACGTAGATAAAAATTCTTTGCAATCTGATTTGCATCCCAATCCAAATGTGGTGCAAATTTACGTTGGGCAAAAACCCGAATTCAAGGATACTTTTTTTGAAGTTGATTTTAATTATGTGCTTCGCAAGAAATATTGCATGCATAGCAAAACCATTTATGTTGAACCTGATTTTCTTTTGCCTGAAGAATATTTTACCATTCCTAATCCGGTGGTTGAATCGGGTCGTACTATTGTAATTCAGGATTCTGTTGAGGTGCGCATCAATTACCAGCGTGGGCAAACCAATGAAGACACTACGATTTTTCATCCGCTCATTGTTGCCTTGGATAGTTTATTTCAGGTGAATCACAACATTGAATCAATTCATTTTACAGGCGTGGCATCTATTGAAGGTTCTGAAGATGGGAATGAAAAACTATTCAAAAAACGCGGGGCAATTATCTCAAATTATCTGAAAAAATATTATCCGGCTTTGCCTATGAAAAGTGATTTCTATGAAAATTTTGATGACTTTAGATCAGGTCTTGTAACGCTTGGCCATACTGATATTGTCAACTATTCAGACGACTCTTTGAGAATGTGGGCAAACCAACACAGCAATGAACCCGCGGTGGAAAATTTATTGGATGAAACACGCTATTCATTTGTACAGATTATATACAGTGACCGAGTTGAAATCAATAATGAGGCGTATGGGTTTTCAGTAAAAAGATTGATGGATTTATCTGATGAAAAGAATTTTCGTGAATTGGTACCGCTCTATGAAGTGCTGGCTAATCGTGCCATTAACGGAGATGATGTATTGGCTGACTCACTGCTAAACATTAACTTTCCTGAATCATCATCATTTGCTATTTTACATTGGTATAAATTTATTCTTGAACTCAACATCACGCATGAACCCGTGACGGCAGAAAAATTAAATTACCTACATGATATTCATGCTATACCAACTACGGCAGACTTTTTAGAGTATCGCATTTTATTCAATATTTTCAATGGCAATGAAGATATTGATGTAAGTGATTTTGGTGTAATCATTGCCGATACAAAATCAAAAAAACAAAAAGCGTGGATTGAATGTCTTGATTTAATAAGCGGTGTTCAAAACGGGCGATATTCTGATAAAATGGCGGTGCCCTTGTTGTTGAATTCTGTCCTCAAAATGAAATTTAATGTGAAGCAAACGTATTTTGTTTGTCAATATCTCATTGCCTGGGGATATACAACTGAGCCGTATATTCTTTTGTCTAAATACGCTAAAATGCCGGGGCAGATTCCTAAGTTGTATAAACAGTATATCAAACTGGGGTATTACTTAGGTATGTTTGACAATAAAAAAGAATGGAAAAAACTCTTGCTTGTTATGACGAATTTGTCCAAAGCACATCCGGCTGAATTTTGTGATTTATTTAAATGGAATCAAATGGGTATCCGTGCACTGGAATACAAAGAAATTGCGGCCCTTTTTTGTGAAACTTGTAGAGAGAATCAGTGA
- a CDS encoding energy transducer TonB: MKTKHIPYLILGLIVLLFVIIEVTIFMNDDQVTEDKPFIQVDDAQENEQTAAADYMNDAPEEIVEDELEQEVLDYAEVEPQFPGGEQAMVEFIQENIQYPEIDREMGNEGTVYSSFVVDADGYIKNVKIVKSVPGSVGLDAEVKRVIRKMPKWIPAKQNDENVSVRFTLPIKFTIQ, translated from the coding sequence ATGAAAACAAAACATATACCATATTTAATTCTTGGGTTAATTGTATTATTATTTGTTATCATTGAAGTGACAATTTTCATGAATGATGATCAAGTAACTGAAGACAAACCATTCATTCAGGTTGATGATGCGCAAGAGAATGAACAAACTGCGGCAGCAGATTATATGAATGATGCGCCGGAGGAAATTGTAGAAGATGAACTTGAACAAGAGGTATTAGATTATGCTGAGGTTGAACCACAATTTCCGGGAGGTGAACAGGCAATGGTAGAGTTTATTCAGGAGAATATTCAATATCCTGAAATTGATCGTGAGATGGGCAATGAAGGTACGGTGTACTCATCATTTGTTGTAGATGCTGACGGATATATTAAAAATGTGAAAATTGTTAAATCTGTTCCGGGTTCGGTTGGTTTAGATGCAGAAGTTAAAAGAGTGATTCGCAAAATGCCTAAATGGATTCCGGCAAAACAAAACGATGAAAATGTCAGTGTACGATTTACATTGCCAATAAAATTTACAATTCAATAA
- a CDS encoding HAD-IIIA family hydrolase produces the protein MKISELGIDKTWTLFLDRDGVINHQLPNNYVKTLEEFKLVEGVPEAVAHFSSMFGKIFIVTNQQGINRGIMTVEQLQILHDYLTDIIKMNGGRIDKIYFAPQLATESGYYRKPGIGMGLHAKRDYPEIEFEKSLMIGDSETDIEFGTKLGMKTVMLTKGRNISSKADYIFENLRDVSNAFNENL, from the coding sequence ATGAAAATAAGCGAACTTGGCATAGACAAAACCTGGACACTTTTCCTTGACCGCGATGGTGTTATTAATCATCAACTACCCAACAATTACGTAAAAACACTCGAAGAATTTAAACTAGTAGAAGGCGTGCCTGAAGCTGTTGCCCATTTCAGTTCAATGTTTGGCAAAATATTTATAGTAACCAATCAACAAGGAATTAACCGTGGCATTATGACGGTTGAGCAACTGCAAATTTTACATGATTATCTGACAGATATAATTAAAATGAATGGGGGGCGAATTGATAAAATCTATTTTGCACCCCAATTGGCAACAGAGAGTGGATATTATCGTAAACCGGGCATTGGCATGGGTTTACATGCCAAAAGAGATTACCCTGAAATTGAATTTGAAAAATCACTCATGATTGGCGATTCAGAGACCGATATAGAATTTGGCACAAAACTGGGAATGAAAACCGTAATGTTGACAAAGGGGCGTAACATTTCGTCAAAAGCTGATTATATTTTTGAAAATTTGCGAGACGTCTCCAATGCATTTAATGAGAATTTATGA
- a CDS encoding nucleotidyltransferase family protein translates to MDNPVKEAIVLAGGLGTRLRDAIGEFPKCMAPVNGKPFLDYVLDYLQKQKIQRVILSVGYKHELICEKYGNQFGSLELVYAIEKEPMGTGGAIKLALEKAQSEILFVLNGDTYFDIDLQDLQKFHFEKNANCTIALKKLFKVDRYGMVDLNDEGKITAFREKEYREETIINGGIYCINKGILIHYPVNTPFSFEKNYLENNPKAKKISGKLFDNYFIDIGIPEDYRQFEADMSNRNV, encoded by the coding sequence ATGGACAATCCGGTAAAAGAAGCAATTGTTTTAGCCGGAGGTCTTGGAACCAGGCTGCGTGACGCCATTGGCGAATTTCCAAAATGTATGGCACCAGTGAATGGAAAACCATTTTTAGATTACGTGCTTGACTACTTGCAAAAACAAAAAATTCAGCGCGTCATTCTTTCTGTTGGATACAAACACGAATTGATTTGTGAAAAATACGGCAATCAATTTGGATCACTTGAATTGGTTTACGCCATTGAAAAAGAACCCATGGGCACCGGTGGAGCAATAAAACTGGCGCTTGAAAAAGCTCAATCTGAAATTTTATTTGTACTCAACGGAGATACTTATTTTGATATTGACTTGCAGGATTTACAAAAGTTTCATTTTGAAAAAAATGCGAATTGCACTATTGCTCTTAAAAAATTATTTAAGGTTGACCGTTATGGCATGGTTGATTTGAATGACGAAGGAAAAATAACCGCATTCAGAGAAAAAGAATACCGTGAAGAAACAATTATTAACGGAGGAATCTATTGTATCAATAAAGGAATACTGATACACTACCCTGTTAACACGCCTTTTTCATTTGAAAAAAATTATCTTGAAAATAATCCCAAGGCAAAAAAAATATCGGGTAAATTATTTGACAATTATTTTATAGACATTGGAATACCTGAAGATTACAGGCAGTTTGAAGCAGACATGTCAAATAGAAATGTATGA
- a CDS encoding toxin-antitoxin system YwqK family antitoxin: MKLLFNYPKSGRSIRHILFMFTMLIVAPVFSQVNQVDANGLKQGEWRKMTDDGTALKYIGQFKDDKPYGKFVYYYPTGEVQAVIEFSSDGSVGYSKMYHESGYMMARGKYLDNLKDSTWIYFDDRGIVSYQEDYNNGKLDGTKIIYYEPVNGQYLVARYYTYREGLLHGEFKTYHPNTNLESEGSYDNDHLNGTVKRYHNNGKLMQIERYNYGVKQGYWIFYDEEGKQVGYKLYWEGVELKGAALAKKEEELRQQKENSGN, encoded by the coding sequence ATGAAGCTACTTTTTAATTATCCGAAATCAGGCAGAAGTATAAGACACATACTTTTCATGTTTACTATGCTCATTGTTGCACCGGTATTTTCACAAGTGAATCAAGTAGATGCCAATGGGCTGAAACAAGGTGAATGGCGCAAGATGACAGACGATGGTACTGCACTGAAATATATCGGCCAATTTAAAGATGATAAACCTTACGGAAAATTTGTTTACTACTACCCTACCGGTGAAGTGCAAGCAGTGATTGAATTTTCTTCAGATGGTTCAGTCGGATATAGTAAAATGTATCACGAGTCAGGTTACATGATGGCACGTGGAAAATACCTTGACAACCTCAAAGACAGCACCTGGATTTATTTTGACGACCGCGGAATTGTGAGTTATCAGGAAGACTATAATAACGGAAAACTGGATGGTACCAAAATCATTTATTACGAACCGGTAAATGGACAATATCTGGTTGCACGATATTACACTTACCGTGAAGGATTATTACATGGTGAATTCAAAACATATCACCCTAATACCAATCTTGAAAGTGAGGGATCATACGACAATGACCATCTTAACGGTACGGTAAAGCGTTATCACAACAACGGAAAACTCATGCAAATTGAGCGATATAACTATGGAGTTAAACAAGGATATTGGATATTTTATGATGAAGAAGGAAAACAAGTAGGTTACAAGTTATATTGGGAAGGCGTTGAACTGAAAGGTGCAGCATTGGCTAAAAAAGAAGAAGAATTGAGACAGCAGAAAGAGAATTCCGGGAATTAG
- a CDS encoding transposase, protein MTTEPSIRQKKLIIPENIILIFLPPYSPELNPAEKIWWQLKQEFVCKSFNTIDQLGKHLAKVVRRIITTKTVKKICSFKYLLCSF, encoded by the coding sequence TTGACAACGGAGCCTTCCATAAGGCAAAAGAAACTAATCATACCCGAGAATATCATTTTAATTTTTCTGCCGCCTTATAGTCCAGAACTAAACCCCGCCGAGAAAATTTGGTGGCAACTCAAACAAGAGTTCGTTTGCAAATCCTTTAATACCATCGATCAATTGGGCAAACACTTAGCCAAGGTTGTGAGGAGAATAATTACAACAAAAACAGTAAAGAAAATTTGTTCCTTCAAATATTTATTATGCTCTTTTTAG
- a CDS encoding ABC transporter permease: MIFLFAPFKVRKEINMSKIGIIIQREYSTRVRKKSFIVLTILVPLLVVGLMFLAMWLSIEKEKHVHVLIADPRNICQENIFIGTDEKNPPATFYFYQDYVDSTAFASREDMQKFDVLIALNENVITNKTILGWYREEPSANAVDYIHDKIELRLEEYFALDKGMSLDEYRQIRQRTKLELTSFNETPKSKVRDKAQMIGLMFSIFIFLFITVYAAQVMRGVIEEKTSRVVEIIVSSVKPMELMMGKILAIGLVGLTQFLIWVILITVLLIGLQTFVFKDILTPENWQGVADQTQALNQISTGIETTAMRSEWAEVFFQYVQWPPLIIMFLLYFIGGYLLYGSLFAMIGSAVDSEADTQQLMVPVMLPLMFSYLVSVLIQGNSDGTAAVWLSQIPFSSPIIMLQRIAAGTVNIWEVILSLVILTGTFIASTYFAGKIYRIGILMYGKKTTWKELIKWMRQA; the protein is encoded by the coding sequence ATGATATTTTTATTCGCGCCGTTCAAGGTGAGAAAGGAGATCAACATGAGTAAAATTGGTATCATCATTCAACGTGAGTATAGTACTCGCGTGCGCAAAAAATCTTTTATTGTACTAACTATTCTGGTTCCGCTCTTAGTAGTTGGTCTGATGTTTTTAGCCATGTGGCTGAGCATTGAAAAGGAAAAGCATGTACATGTTTTGATTGCTGATCCGCGCAATATTTGTCAGGAAAATATTTTTATCGGTACTGATGAAAAAAATCCTCCGGCCACTTTTTATTTCTATCAGGATTATGTGGATTCCACTGCCTTTGCTTCACGTGAGGATATGCAAAAATTTGATGTTTTAATTGCATTGAATGAAAATGTCATTACAAATAAAACTATCTTAGGCTGGTATCGTGAAGAACCATCAGCAAATGCGGTAGATTATATTCACGATAAAATTGAACTCCGGCTTGAAGAATATTTTGCCTTAGACAAAGGCATGTCATTAGATGAATACAGGCAAATAAGACAACGCACAAAATTAGAACTTACCAGTTTTAATGAAACGCCTAAAAGTAAAGTCAGAGACAAAGCACAGATGATTGGTTTGATGTTTTCTATTTTTATTTTTCTCTTCATCACCGTTTACGCTGCTCAAGTAATGCGCGGCGTTATTGAAGAAAAAACAAGCAGAGTGGTTGAAATCATTGTGTCATCAGTTAAACCCATGGAGTTGATGATGGGTAAAATTCTGGCCATTGGTTTAGTTGGTTTGACTCAATTTCTGATATGGGTTATTTTAATTACCGTGCTGCTCATTGGTTTGCAAACATTTGTTTTCAAAGATATTCTTACTCCTGAAAATTGGCAGGGAGTAGCGGATCAAACGCAAGCTTTAAATCAAATTTCAACCGGCATTGAAACTACAGCCATGCGCAGTGAATGGGCTGAGGTATTTTTTCAATACGTGCAATGGCCTCCTCTCATCATCATGTTTTTACTTTATTTTATTGGTGGATATTTATTGTACGGAAGTCTATTTGCCATGATCGGTTCTGCCGTAGATTCTGAAGCTGATACACAACAATTGATGGTGCCGGTGATGTTGCCGCTCATGTTTTCATACCTGGTATCTGTGTTGATTCAAGGTAACTCTGACGGCACGGCTGCAGTGTGGCTTTCGCAAATTCCGTTCTCATCGCCTATTATCATGTTACAGCGTATTGCGGCGGGCACGGTAAATATATGGGAAGTGATTTTATCCTTAGTTATTCTCACAGGTACATTCATTGCCTCAACGTATTTTGCCGGAAAAATTTATCGGATTGGTATTTTGATGTACGGTAAAAAAACTACTTGGAAAGAATTGATAAAATGGATGCGTCAAGCCTAA
- a CDS encoding ATP-binding cassette domain-containing protein, whose product MLRVENIVKQYAGHRALDDISITTKKGEIFGLLGPNGAGKTTLIRIINQITGPDSGKVFLEGREIRRDDIAAIGYLPEERGLYKKMKVREQALYFARLKGMTKTDAKKQLDYWFEKFDITSWYDKKVEELSKGMAQKIQFIITVMHQPKLLILDEPFSGFDPINTDILRKEILALKEKGVSIMLSTHNMTSVEEICDSIALIDKAKLLLYGSLRDVKEQFRTHTYAIQFKGLMFGFANALWADFSLEHKYQLDEHHAVAHVKLLKGNTLNNLLDRVIPEVEIQAVNEVIPTMNDIFIRAVQGEKGDQHE is encoded by the coding sequence ATGCTAAGGGTAGAAAATATTGTCAAACAATACGCCGGACACAGGGCACTGGATGATATTTCTATCACGACTAAAAAAGGTGAAATTTTTGGTTTGCTTGGTCCTAATGGCGCCGGCAAAACCACGCTCATCCGTATCATCAATCAAATCACCGGACCTGATTCAGGTAAAGTTTTTTTAGAAGGTCGTGAAATCCGAAGAGATGATATTGCCGCAATTGGGTATTTGCCTGAAGAGCGGGGTCTCTACAAAAAAATGAAAGTACGTGAGCAAGCCTTGTACTTTGCTCGCCTCAAAGGCATGACCAAAACTGACGCTAAAAAACAATTGGATTATTGGTTTGAAAAATTTGATATCACCTCATGGTATGATAAAAAAGTGGAAGAACTGAGTAAAGGAATGGCTCAAAAAATTCAGTTCATCATCACGGTGATGCATCAACCTAAACTGTTGATTTTAGATGAACCTTTTTCAGGTTTTGACCCTATCAATACAGATATCTTGCGCAAAGAAATTTTGGCTCTGAAAGAAAAAGGCGTTTCCATCATGTTGTCTACTCATAACATGACGAGTGTTGAAGAAATTTGTGATTCCATTGCCTTGATTGATAAAGCAAAACTATTGCTGTATGGCAGTTTACGTGATGTGAAGGAACAATTCAGAACGCATACTTACGCCATTCAGTTCAAAGGGTTGATGTTTGGTTTTGCCAACGCCTTGTGGGCTGATTTTTCTTTGGAACATAAATATCAGTTAGATGAACATCATGCCGTGGCGCATGTGAAATTGTTAAAAGGAAATACGCTCAATAATTTATTGGATAGGGTGATACCTGAAGTTGAAATTCAAGCAGTCAATGAAGTCATTCCTACCATGAATGATATTTTTATTCGCGCCGTTCAAGGTGAGAAAGGAGATCAACATGAGTAA
- a CDS encoding transposase, with product MWTTHKNRAGSNSKGVKPVCTYQHKFENTYLYGAFSPINGDSFLLELPYCNTDCFQYFIQELSKQNPKELKLIVLDNGAFHKAKETNHTREYHFNFSAAL from the coding sequence ATTTGGACTACTCACAAGAACAGGGCGGGTTCTAACAGCAAAGGGGTAAAACCCGTTTGTACTTATCAACACAAATTCGAAAACACATACCTATATGGAGCATTCTCACCAATAAATGGAGATAGCTTTTTGTTGGAACTGCCTTATTGTAATACAGATTGCTTTCAATATTTTATTCAAGAATTATCAAAGCAGAATCCAAAAGAACTTAAACTAATCGTGCTTGACAACGGAGCCTTCCATAAGGCAAAAGAAACTAATCATACCCGAGAATATCATTTTAATTTTTCTGCCGCCTTATAG
- a CDS encoding dehydrogenase, giving the protein MIIRSKAPFRLGLAGGGTDVSPYSDLYGGAILNITVNLYARTTIIPRNDGKIIIHSVDKGKTFEFDAAQVLPLNGEVDLQLGVYNRVIRDFVQKPLSFDMTTSMDVPSGSGLGTSSTLAVSILGAFVEWLELPLGEYDIAHLAYEIERNDLKMAGGKQDQYAATFGGVNFMEFLKEDKVIVNPLRTKKSFLNEINFNLILYYTNTNRESAKIIEKQIENVKASTSKPISAMHQLKEQAFGMKEAFLRSDVNAIGKLLHESWLNKKEMADGISNSSIDEIYQTALNAGATGGKISGAGGGGFMMFFAESTNRYQVTKALEQLGGKVVNYEFTQKGLDSWTIR; this is encoded by the coding sequence ATGATAATCCGAAGTAAAGCACCCTTCAGACTCGGTCTTGCAGGAGGAGGTACAGATGTCAGCCCATACTCTGACTTGTACGGCGGCGCCATTTTGAATATCACGGTCAATCTATATGCCCGCACTACAATTATTCCGCGCAATGATGGAAAAATTATTATTCACTCTGTTGATAAAGGAAAAACTTTTGAATTTGATGCTGCACAAGTCTTACCGCTAAATGGTGAAGTTGATTTACAATTAGGTGTGTACAACAGGGTGATACGTGATTTTGTTCAAAAGCCTTTATCATTTGACATGACCACTTCCATGGATGTTCCATCAGGAAGCGGGCTAGGAACCTCATCAACACTCGCAGTGTCAATTCTGGGTGCTTTTGTTGAATGGTTGGAATTGCCACTTGGTGAATATGACATTGCACATCTTGCTTACGAAATAGAGCGGAATGATTTGAAAATGGCCGGTGGAAAACAAGATCAATATGCTGCAACGTTTGGCGGAGTAAATTTCATGGAATTTCTGAAAGAAGATAAGGTCATTGTAAATCCGCTGCGCACGAAAAAAAGCTTTCTGAACGAAATCAATTTTAATCTCATTTTATATTATACCAATACAAACCGAGAATCAGCCAAAATTATTGAGAAACAGATTGAAAATGTAAAGGCATCTACGTCAAAACCCATATCTGCTATGCATCAACTCAAAGAGCAGGCCTTTGGAATGAAAGAAGCATTTTTAAGAAGTGATGTCAATGCAATTGGAAAGTTGTTGCATGAAAGTTGGTTGAATAAAAAAGAGATGGCTGACGGAATATCCAATTCAAGCATTGATGAAATTTATCAAACGGCATTAAATGCCGGTGCAACCGGAGGAAAAATTTCTGGCGCAGGCGGTGGCGGTTTCATGATGTTTTTTGCTGAAAGTACAAATCGTTATCAGGTAACAAAAGCATTGGAGCAACTTGGAGGAAAAGTGGTGAATTATGAATTTACACAAAAAGGACTAGATTCATGGACAATCCGGTAA
- a CDS encoding Omp28-related outer membrane protein has product MKNKLYLLVAFSICYVQSYAQTSDQKCVIERFTGAWVGWEPDASVILEDILQTYPNAIPVAVHYDDDLQITDGVILQNFYTSGYPRATMNRLDAAITRENWETEVDAVLSGVSSATVSFDSVWYQPSTRQLDVIVKVDFTGNESGAMRLNCIVVEDSVNGSGFGYNQVNYDNGTVGHPYYAAGNPIINYTHRFVARAYLGGAWGTPGIIPTSVSAGNSYQYHYTYIIPAEFDENQISLVGIVSKFDGSSVTSRYIINAETFDIDNAVINDLSIENEKVVDFILFPNPCNTFLTVRLNELTTVQEMTIFSADGKLVLSISIEPDSNLEFTFSIHDLEPGSYIIRCGSAFRHFIKVHK; this is encoded by the coding sequence ATGAAAAATAAACTTTATCTCTTGGTGGCATTTAGCATCTGCTATGTTCAGTCGTATGCCCAAACTTCAGATCAGAAATGCGTGATAGAAAGATTCACGGGTGCGTGGGTTGGCTGGGAACCTGATGCTTCAGTCATCCTGGAAGATATTTTGCAGACTTATCCAAACGCAATTCCGGTAGCTGTTCACTATGATGATGATTTACAGATAACTGATGGTGTGATTTTGCAGAATTTCTACACGAGTGGCTATCCAAGAGCAACCATGAATAGGCTTGACGCCGCAATTACCAGAGAAAATTGGGAAACTGAAGTTGATGCTGTTTTGTCTGGTGTCAGTTCGGCAACAGTTAGTTTTGATTCAGTGTGGTATCAGCCATCAACCAGACAATTGGATGTAATTGTCAAAGTGGATTTCACAGGAAACGAATCGGGTGCCATGCGATTGAATTGCATCGTTGTTGAAGACAGTGTCAATGGTAGTGGATTTGGATATAATCAGGTAAATTATGATAACGGTACGGTTGGTCACCCTTACTACGCGGCAGGTAACCCAATTATCAACTATACGCACAGATTTGTAGCCCGTGCCTATTTGGGCGGTGCTTGGGGAACACCCGGCATCATACCAACTTCAGTCAGCGCAGGTAATTCGTACCAATATCACTACACGTACATCATCCCTGCGGAATTTGATGAAAACCAGATTTCGCTTGTCGGTATTGTTTCAAAATTTGATGGTAGCAGTGTCACTTCACGTTACATTATCAACGCGGAAACTTTTGATATTGACAATGCAGTTATTAATGATCTCAGTATTGAAAATGAAAAAGTAGTAGATTTTATTCTTTTTCCGAATCCGTGTAATACCTTTCTCACCGTTCGTTTGAATGAACTAACCACTGTACAAGAAATGACCATTTTTTCTGCAGACGGAAAGTTAGTCCTGTCAATCAGTATTGAACCGGATTCAAATTTAGAATTCACCTTTTCGATTCATGATCTTGAACCCGGCTCCTACATCATCAGATGCGGCTCGGCGTTCCGCCACTTTATCAAAGTACACAAATAA